Proteins encoded together in one Planctomycetia bacterium window:
- a CDS encoding terpene cyclase/mutase family protein — protein sequence MMPPIDPRTIPAFDRRRFLQTLSAAAGAACAGIAPPAVRAADENPELSAEAMMTTEAQRAIDAGLAFLASRQQTDGAFGAGGYSRDVAVSALAGMAFMAAGSTPSRGPYGECVERSIRYLIENTQDSGYINVPGSGSHGPMYGHGFATLFLAETYGMTRNSEIRDKLSRAVNLICNTQNTDGGWRYQPIRKEADISVTICQIMALRAAKNAGMYVPADVIDKCIDYVKKSQNADGGFMYMISGGQSAFPRSAAGVVALYSAGIYEGPEVERGLSYIMDYMPHGAGFNRESHYFYGHYYAVQAMWIKGGDHWKRWFPAVRDELIQRQRKDGSWMDSICQEYGTAMACIIMQIPNNYLPIFQR from the coding sequence ATGATGCCACCGATCGATCCACGAACCATTCCGGCGTTCGATAGACGCCGCTTTTTGCAAACGCTCTCGGCGGCGGCCGGCGCCGCTTGTGCCGGAATTGCGCCGCCGGCGGTGCGGGCCGCGGATGAGAACCCGGAACTTTCGGCCGAAGCGATGATGACGACCGAGGCGCAGCGCGCCATCGACGCCGGCCTAGCGTTTCTCGCCTCACGGCAACAGACCGACGGGGCGTTCGGAGCGGGAGGCTATAGTCGCGACGTCGCCGTATCGGCGTTGGCGGGCATGGCCTTCATGGCGGCCGGCAGCACGCCGAGTCGCGGTCCTTACGGCGAATGCGTCGAGCGTTCGATTCGCTATCTGATCGAAAACACGCAAGACTCCGGTTACATCAACGTGCCGGGCTCCGGGAGCCACGGCCCGATGTACGGCCACGGCTTCGCCACTTTGTTTCTCGCCGAAACCTACGGCATGACGCGCAACTCCGAGATTCGCGACAAGCTCTCGCGCGCTGTCAATCTCATTTGCAACACGCAGAACACGGACGGCGGTTGGCGCTACCAGCCGATCCGCAAAGAAGCCGACATCTCGGTGACGATTTGCCAGATCATGGCCTTGCGAGCCGCGAAGAACGCCGGCATGTACGTCCCCGCCGACGTGATCGACAAGTGCATCGACTACGTCAAGAAGAGTCAAAACGCGGACGGCGGGTTCATGTATATGATCTCCGGCGGGCAGAGTGCGTTTCCGCGCTCGGCGGCGGGAGTCGTGGCGTTGTACAGCGCGGGAATCTACGAAGGGCCCGAGGTCGAGCGGGGCTTGTCCTACATCATGGACTACATGCCGCACGGTGCGGGCTTCAATCGCGAGAGCCACTACTTCTACGGCCACTACTACGCCGTGCAAGCGATGTGGATCAAAGGAGGAGACCATTGGAAGCGATGGTTCCCCGCCGTTCGCGACGAGCTCATTCAACGTCAACGCAAAGACGGCTCGTGGATGGATTCGATCTGTCAAGAATACGGCACGGCGATGGCCTGCATCATCATGCAAATCCCCAACAACTACCTGCCGATCTTTCAACGATGA
- a CDS encoding DUF58 domain-containing protein, with translation MENYRKYLDPRTLAKLQGLELRARSIVEGYVTGVHRSPYHGFSVEFAEHREYVPGDDLRYVDWKAFGKTDRIYLKQYEEETNLVCYLLLDVSESMTYKSDDAPMSKLDYARCVAASLTYLVLQQQDGVGLTTFDREVRALIRPSSHPTHLKQMLHAMEIAPSTHKTTLGPIFHELAERYKKRGVVVVLSDLFDDVNSLLAGLKHFRHRRHEVILMHVLDPAELDFPFRNMTMFKGLEGLPELLVDPLSLRKAYLAEFDAFTKAVRNGCHARNIDYLQLRTDQPLDLALSKYLANRMNRIK, from the coding sequence GTGGAAAACTACCGCAAATATTTGGATCCTCGGACGCTCGCTAAGCTGCAAGGCTTGGAGTTGCGGGCCCGTTCGATCGTGGAAGGCTACGTGACGGGCGTGCATCGCAGCCCGTACCACGGCTTCTCCGTCGAATTCGCGGAACATCGCGAATACGTTCCGGGCGACGACCTGCGCTATGTCGATTGGAAGGCGTTCGGCAAGACCGACCGCATTTATCTCAAGCAGTACGAAGAAGAAACGAATCTCGTTTGCTATCTCTTGCTCGATGTCAGCGAGAGCATGACTTATAAGAGCGACGACGCGCCGATGTCGAAGCTCGACTATGCCCGGTGCGTTGCGGCGTCGTTGACGTATCTCGTCTTGCAGCAACAAGACGGCGTCGGGCTCACGACGTTCGATCGCGAAGTGCGTGCGCTGATCCGGCCGAGCAGCCATCCGACGCATCTCAAGCAAATGCTGCACGCGATGGAGATCGCGCCGTCGACTCATAAGACGACGCTGGGCCCGATCTTTCACGAGCTTGCCGAGCGTTACAAGAAGCGCGGCGTCGTCGTCGTGTTGAGCGACCTGTTCGACGACGTCAATTCGTTGCTCGCGGGACTCAAGCACTTTCGCCATCGTCGGCACGAAGTGATTTTGATGCACGTTCTCGATCCGGCCGAGCTCGACTTCCCGTTTCGCAATATGACGATGTTCAAAGGGCTCGAAGGCTTGCCGGAACTCCTCGTCGACCCGCTGAGCTTGCGCAAAGCATACCTCGCCGAATTCGATGCTTTTACGAAAGCCGTTCGCAACGGCTGCCACGCGCGCAACATCGACTATCTTCAACTTCGAACCGACCAACCGCTCGATCTCGCGCTCAGTAAGTACCTCGCCAACCGCATGAATCGAATCAAGTAA
- a CDS encoding BatA domain-containing protein, whose product MITDLFSSGITPLLAFVANPLMLGWLAAASAPLIIHLLNKRKYREAPWAAMQYLMAAIKKNSRRLQLEQWLLLAVRTLLILLVVVAAAEPGFRSAGMLVSSGERVHRVIVVDGSFSMNYKPTGERSYFEQAKQLAERIVDRGREGDGYSLVVLGTPSRTVVATPLFRKEDVRAIISDIVQPDGAGNLTQCLNELDRLLAKGRESHPQIKRREVYFITDLGKQTWDPAGNERSTDAIAEFRTRCERWGAETAAAVIDVGLNDAENAAIVDFTSDEPYAVVGLPSTLRAVVKNFGRSPRQGITAMLHLDGRKVEEKLLNVEAGGETTVVFDFPASNPAREPGSRVYEVEISSDRLEIDNHRRLVLETKPQLRVLLLHEPVVSDEETYGLENLETALRLKPGAESVAASPVRVDVETDDILQRREIGEYDCVFLVDLKRLAPASARILYSYVREGGGLVTWLGPRADAKSYNDLLASGPERILPAKLGPIVAEPQYKLNPLKYAHPLMAEFRGQDQGNLLNTPVYKYYRLDDAGNPLTLRALEFLNNAKDPLIVSEPIGAGRSLMVAVAPVASWTTMPLSPGFVPIVQELLAYACSGRTSRTLRTVGEPLTGSLRRTTASAKVTVLPPAADEDLSSDAARLPETKPAAAPTPTATATADKANAKPTATADGERDRTISTAARRPSSNGIAAEIVSQGEFFRWTFADTSQSGIYTVRISGSTDSVERYAVNVDARESDPAKMAPNRLTDQPWSGIRFSYDTELQDFAEPTQTFVASVDENPIHRWLLMTALAAAIAETWLAGRMGRRRI is encoded by the coding sequence ATGATCACGGACTTATTCTCCTCGGGAATCACACCGCTCTTGGCCTTCGTCGCCAACCCGCTGATGCTGGGTTGGTTGGCGGCTGCCAGCGCGCCGTTGATCATCCATCTATTGAATAAGCGGAAGTATCGCGAAGCCCCTTGGGCAGCCATGCAATACTTGATGGCGGCGATCAAGAAGAATTCGCGCCGGCTGCAACTCGAGCAATGGCTGCTGCTGGCCGTGCGAACGTTGCTGATTCTGCTCGTCGTCGTCGCGGCAGCCGAACCGGGCTTTCGCAGTGCGGGCATGTTGGTCTCGTCCGGCGAGCGCGTGCATCGCGTGATCGTCGTCGACGGCTCGTTCTCGATGAACTACAAGCCGACCGGTGAGCGCAGCTATTTCGAGCAAGCAAAGCAACTCGCCGAGCGGATCGTCGACCGCGGGCGTGAAGGAGACGGCTACAGTCTCGTGGTGCTCGGCACGCCGTCGCGCACCGTCGTCGCTACCCCTCTATTCCGCAAGGAAGACGTTCGCGCGATCATCTCCGACATCGTGCAACCAGACGGCGCCGGCAACCTAACGCAATGCCTCAACGAGCTCGATCGACTACTCGCCAAGGGGCGTGAGTCGCACCCGCAGATCAAGCGCCGCGAAGTTTACTTCATCACCGACCTCGGCAAGCAAACGTGGGATCCGGCGGGCAACGAGCGATCGACCGATGCCATCGCGGAGTTTCGCACGCGTTGCGAGCGCTGGGGGGCGGAAACCGCGGCGGCCGTGATCGACGTCGGCCTCAACGATGCCGAAAATGCCGCGATCGTCGACTTCACGAGCGACGAGCCGTATGCCGTGGTCGGCCTGCCGTCGACGCTGCGTGCGGTCGTGAAGAATTTCGGCCGTTCTCCGCGGCAAGGGATCACGGCCATGCTGCATCTAGACGGCCGTAAGGTGGAAGAGAAACTGCTCAATGTCGAAGCCGGCGGCGAGACGACCGTGGTCTTCGACTTCCCGGCTTCTAATCCCGCGCGTGAACCCGGCAGCCGAGTCTACGAAGTCGAGATCTCTTCCGACCGGCTGGAGATCGACAACCATCGCCGGCTCGTCTTGGAAACCAAGCCGCAACTACGCGTGCTTCTGTTGCACGAACCCGTCGTGTCGGACGAAGAAACGTATGGACTCGAAAACTTAGAGACGGCCCTGCGATTGAAGCCGGGGGCGGAATCCGTCGCCGCATCTCCCGTGCGTGTCGATGTCGAAACCGACGACATTCTCCAGCGCCGAGAAATCGGCGAATACGATTGCGTTTTCCTCGTCGACTTGAAGCGGCTCGCCCCGGCTAGCGCAAGAATCCTTTACTCCTACGTGCGCGAAGGGGGCGGGCTCGTCACTTGGCTCGGCCCTCGTGCCGATGCTAAGAGTTACAACGATCTCCTTGCATCGGGCCCGGAGCGCATCTTACCTGCCAAGCTCGGGCCGATCGTCGCCGAGCCGCAATATAAACTCAATCCACTCAAGTACGCGCATCCGCTGATGGCCGAATTTCGCGGCCAAGACCAAGGCAACTTGCTGAACACGCCGGTCTATAAATACTATCGTCTCGACGACGCCGGCAATCCGTTGACGCTCCGTGCCTTGGAATTCCTCAACAATGCGAAAGACCCGCTGATTGTGAGCGAACCGATCGGCGCAGGGCGATCGTTGATGGTCGCCGTGGCGCCTGTCGCGTCTTGGACGACGATGCCGCTGAGTCCCGGCTTCGTGCCGATCGTGCAAGAGTTGTTGGCGTATGCGTGCAGCGGACGGACTTCGCGCACGTTGCGCACCGTCGGCGAACCGCTTACCGGGTCGCTCCGTCGCACGACCGCTTCGGCGAAAGTCACGGTCTTGCCGCCGGCCGCCGATGAGGACCTATCGAGCGACGCGGCACGCTTGCCGGAGACGAAACCGGCCGCCGCGCCAACTCCGACGGCGACGGCAACTGCCGATAAGGCGAACGCGAAGCCCACCGCTACCGCCGACGGCGAAAGAGATCGCACCATTTCGACCGCCGCGCGACGCCCTTCTTCGAACGGCATCGCCGCCGAAATCGTTTCGCAAGGTGAGTTCTTCCGCTGGACGTTTGCCGATACTTCGCAGAGCGGCATCTACACGGTTCGCATCAGCGGTTCGACGGACTCGGTCGAACGCTATGCGGTCAACGTCGACGCGCGCGAAAGCGATCCGGCGAAGATGGCCCCCAATCGCTTGACCGATCAACCTTGGTCGGGCATCCGCTTCTCGTACGACACCGAGTTGCAAGACTTCGCCGAGCCGACGCAAACATTCGTCGCCTCGGTCGACGAGAATCCGATTCATCGCTGGTTGCTCATGACGGCGCTGGCCGCGGCGATTGCCGAAACATGGCTCGCCGGTCGGATGGGGAGGCGCCGAATATGA
- a CDS encoding MoxR family ATPase, protein MTLPEDDVQAIHKLNQAYRRISDQLQKVIVGQHQVIEELLIAMFARGHCLLVGVPGLAKTLLIRTLADTLTLKFSRVQFTPDLMPADITGTEVIQEDKLSGTREFKFLPGPIFGNVILADEINRTPPKTQAALLEAMQEHQVTVGGRRYKLDPPFFVLATQNPIEQEGTYPLPEAQLDRFMFNTYVDYPEEDEELEIIKRTTTDTRVELTPTLDGEEILALQQIVRRVPAPEHVMRYAMQFTRLTRKEKGEVPQFVRDYVSWGAGPRASQYLVLGAKARAALHGRYAATCDDVRAVALPVLRHRIMTNFNAEAEGLRPDDIVQRLIDVIPSTDDGAFTRGKLPQIFGSSDAR, encoded by the coding sequence ATGACGCTCCCCGAAGACGACGTGCAGGCGATTCACAAACTGAACCAGGCGTATCGCCGGATTTCGGATCAGCTGCAGAAAGTGATCGTCGGCCAGCACCAAGTAATCGAAGAGTTGCTGATCGCGATGTTCGCGCGCGGCCATTGCTTGCTGGTCGGAGTTCCCGGCTTGGCGAAAACGCTTCTCATTCGCACTCTCGCCGACACGCTCACGCTGAAGTTCAGCCGCGTGCAATTCACTCCCGACTTGATGCCCGCCGACATTACCGGCACCGAAGTGATTCAAGAAGACAAACTTTCCGGCACGCGCGAGTTTAAGTTTCTTCCCGGACCGATCTTCGGCAACGTGATTCTCGCCGACGAAATCAACCGGACGCCGCCGAAGACCCAAGCTGCGCTTCTCGAAGCGATGCAAGAACATCAAGTGACGGTCGGCGGCCGACGCTACAAGCTCGATCCGCCGTTCTTCGTCCTCGCGACGCAGAACCCGATCGAGCAAGAAGGGACGTATCCGCTTCCGGAAGCGCAGCTCGATCGGTTCATGTTCAACACCTACGTCGACTATCCGGAAGAAGACGAAGAGCTCGAAATCATCAAGCGCACGACGACCGATACGCGTGTGGAGCTCACGCCGACGCTCGACGGAGAAGAAATCTTGGCGCTGCAGCAGATCGTGCGCCGCGTTCCTGCTCCCGAGCATGTGATGCGCTACGCGATGCAGTTCACGCGGCTCACGCGCAAAGAAAAAGGAGAAGTCCCGCAATTCGTGCGCGACTACGTGAGTTGGGGCGCCGGCCCGCGTGCGAGCCAGTATCTCGTGCTCGGCGCCAAAGCCCGCGCCGCTTTGCATGGCCGCTATGCCGCGACTTGCGACGACGTTCGCGCCGTTGCCCTTCCCGTGTTGCGGCATCGCATCATGACCAACTTCAACGCCGAAGCGGAAGGACTCCGCCCGGACGACATCGTGCAGCGACTTATCGACGTCATTCCTTCGACCGACGACGGCGCGTTTACTCGTGGAAAACTACCGCAAATATTTGGATCCTCGGACGCTCGCTAA
- a CDS encoding 2,3-bisphosphoglycerate-independent phosphoglycerate mutase, whose protein sequence is MDMHDLTRSLHVKNDSKIVMLVGDGLGGLPQMPGGLTELETAKTPNLDALAARGVQGGSIPVKPGIAPGSGPGHLGLFGYDPLSYVIGRGALEATGIGFELGPNDVAIRGNFCTLGPDGKITDRRAGRISSEESAPLAIKLREVKIPGIEVFVEPVKEHRFVVVLRGPGLGGDVHDTDPQVTGVPPLAPKAANAASEKTAQAAAEFVAQANKLLAGQPKANGLTLRGFSPKPALPSFEEVYGLKAAAIAVYPMYKGLARLVGMDIIGKAQTLEDQMKVLEENWSKYDFFFIHFKYTDSTGEDGNFAAKVKKTEELDSAVPRITALKPTVFIATGDHSTPAFLKSHSWHPVPTLLVSDCCRFDNATEFSERASRIGGLGQFEAKYLMLLALSNAGRMGKYGA, encoded by the coding sequence ATGGACATGCACGATCTCACTCGCAGCTTGCACGTAAAAAACGACTCGAAGATCGTGATGCTCGTCGGCGACGGGCTCGGCGGCTTGCCGCAAATGCCGGGCGGCCTGACCGAGCTCGAAACGGCGAAGACCCCGAACCTCGACGCGCTCGCGGCTCGCGGAGTTCAGGGGGGAAGCATTCCAGTGAAGCCGGGCATCGCGCCGGGAAGCGGCCCAGGCCATCTCGGTCTCTTCGGCTACGATCCGCTCTCGTATGTCATCGGGCGCGGCGCACTGGAGGCGACCGGAATCGGCTTCGAACTCGGCCCCAACGACGTCGCGATCCGCGGCAACTTCTGCACGCTCGGGCCCGACGGTAAGATCACCGATCGCCGCGCCGGCCGAATCAGCAGCGAAGAGAGCGCACCGTTGGCGATCAAGTTGCGCGAAGTAAAGATCCCGGGCATCGAGGTCTTCGTCGAGCCGGTGAAAGAGCATCGCTTCGTCGTCGTCTTGCGTGGGCCGGGCCTCGGCGGCGACGTCCACGATACCGATCCGCAAGTAACCGGCGTTCCACCGTTGGCGCCGAAGGCCGCGAACGCCGCGAGCGAAAAGACGGCCCAAGCCGCGGCCGAGTTCGTCGCGCAGGCCAATAAGCTGCTTGCCGGCCAACCGAAGGCGAACGGCCTCACGCTGCGCGGCTTCTCACCGAAGCCTGCCCTGCCGTCGTTCGAGGAAGTGTACGGACTCAAGGCCGCCGCGATCGCCGTCTATCCGATGTACAAAGGGCTCGCACGGCTCGTCGGCATGGACATTATCGGTAAGGCCCAGACTTTAGAAGATCAGATGAAAGTTCTGGAAGAGAACTGGAGCAAGTACGACTTCTTCTTCATCCACTTCAAATACACCGACAGCACCGGCGAAGACGGCAACTTCGCGGCGAAGGTGAAGAAGACCGAAGAACTCGATTCGGCCGTGCCGCGCATCACGGCTCTCAAGCCGACCGTGTTCATCGCCACCGGCGACCATAGCACGCCGGCTTTCCTCAAGAGTCATAGCTGGCATCCGGTGCCGACGCTCTTGGTGAGCGATTGCTGCCGGTTCGACAACGCGACCGAGTTCAGCGAGCGGGCCTCGCGCATCGGCGGACTCGGTCAGTTCGAGGCGAAGTATTTGATGTTGCTCGCACTGTCGAACGCCGGCCGCATGGGCAAGTACGGCGCATAG
- a CDS encoding Rieske (2Fe-2S) protein: MSDFTTVAQVGGIPEGRGITVVVNGRLIAVFQDQGKYFAIDDLCPHMGASLGAGEVYEGAVSCPWHAWRFGLCDGAWVDNPKLRVDRFETRVVGEEIQVNVPTKKAGDE; this comes from the coding sequence ATGTCCGATTTCACTACCGTTGCCCAGGTCGGCGGAATTCCGGAAGGTCGCGGCATCACCGTGGTCGTCAACGGCCGGTTGATCGCCGTGTTTCAAGACCAGGGAAAGTACTTCGCCATCGACGATCTCTGCCCGCACATGGGGGCTTCGCTCGGAGCCGGCGAAGTCTACGAAGGGGCCGTGAGTTGCCCGTGGCATGCGTGGCGCTTCGGCTTGTGCGATGGCGCCTGGGTCGACAACCCGAAACTGCGGGTCGACCGCTTCGAGACCCGCGTCGTCGGCGAGGAGATTCAAGTGAACGTGCCTACCAAAAAAGCCGGCGATGAATAG
- a CDS encoding NPCBM/NEW2 domain-containing protein, giving the protein MAALIAVVASGVVAIEATPIFAQASVRNPPAPTYPLTTLDRTAVPAEWLGVDDSGRLDFRTENLGKSNSSTAPVVAADTIVAPEDFISWGTPPELTSGLYIVLIDGTFLAVETVACDSENLQAKIFSLDRTIPLTQVRGIVFQSSGSQAMRDRLFDAVVAPRKGDRDRVFMLTGDETTGTVKSIGYQGVTLETALGPAVVDTTKVAYLTFNPALAAPVPKEHLRMLVGLKSGSWVVSEPVRKGPDGRIRLQPTSIAGDTTWNVSRSEIIYLQTLGGKALYLSTLEPVGYRHVPYLSRSWPYRVDRSATGGNLRVAERRYLQGLGMHSASRISYALDGKSNRFAAAVAIDDETDGRGSVTFRVFVDGEEKYRSPIVRGGNRPLPIEVPIAGGKQLSLVVDFADFADEQDHADWLDARLLP; this is encoded by the coding sequence ATGGCCGCTCTGATCGCCGTCGTTGCCAGCGGCGTCGTCGCGATCGAAGCGACACCGATATTCGCGCAAGCGAGCGTGAGGAATCCACCGGCGCCGACATACCCGCTGACCACGCTCGACCGCACGGCCGTCCCCGCCGAATGGCTCGGCGTCGATGATTCCGGCCGATTGGATTTCCGGACCGAGAACCTAGGAAAATCGAACTCTTCCACTGCGCCGGTTGTCGCTGCCGATACGATCGTCGCACCGGAAGATTTCATTTCATGGGGCACGCCGCCGGAGCTCACCAGCGGGCTCTACATCGTGCTCATCGACGGTACGTTTCTCGCCGTCGAAACGGTTGCGTGCGATTCCGAGAATCTACAAGCCAAGATATTTTCTCTCGATCGTACCATCCCACTCACGCAAGTGCGCGGCATCGTGTTTCAATCGTCGGGCTCTCAGGCGATGCGCGATCGGCTGTTCGATGCCGTCGTCGCGCCGCGCAAAGGAGACCGCGACCGCGTCTTCATGCTCACCGGCGACGAAACGACGGGCACCGTGAAATCGATCGGTTACCAAGGGGTGACGCTGGAGACGGCGCTCGGACCCGCGGTCGTCGACACGACGAAAGTCGCGTACTTGACCTTCAACCCGGCGCTGGCGGCACCGGTTCCTAAAGAACACTTGCGGATGCTAGTCGGCTTGAAGTCCGGCTCGTGGGTCGTATCGGAACCGGTGCGAAAAGGGCCCGACGGTCGTATACGCTTGCAACCGACGTCGATCGCCGGCGACACCACGTGGAACGTATCGCGTTCGGAGATCATCTACTTGCAAACGCTCGGCGGCAAGGCGCTCTACCTTTCGACGCTGGAGCCCGTCGGCTATCGACACGTCCCTTATCTCAGTCGTTCGTGGCCCTATCGCGTGGATCGGAGCGCGACCGGCGGAAATCTTCGAGTCGCCGAACGTCGCTACCTGCAAGGGCTCGGCATGCATTCCGCCTCGCGCATCAGCTACGCACTCGACGGTAAGTCGAACCGCTTCGCCGCCGCCGTCGCGATCGACGACGAAACCGATGGCCGGGGAAGCGTCACGTTTCGAGTCTTCGTCGACGGCGAAGAAAAATATCGGAGCCCGATCGTACGCGGCGGCAACCGACCGCTGCCGATCGAAGTGCCGATCGCAGGCGGCAAGCAACTGAGCCTCGTCGTCGATTTCGCCGACTTCGCCGACGAGCAAGACCACGCCGATTGGCTCGATGCCCGATTGTTGCCGTAG
- a CDS encoding VWA domain-containing protein: protein MNFECPLWLQQLVGISSGAGNESVLARLELLRPLGSTFTLLIAAGAAAVVFYCYFQAKEASRPYRILLAALRLSIVAILIAMIGELSITLKRAGLPSVVVLVDDSESMNIVDRYADEAFAKKLAGRIARYRESRPSSPSAASAGAALGGSSRLDAVRALLLENEASFLQRLADRNYHLRVFAVSDAAHQLPLDAGALRKALEEMQAGGKTTRLGDGLRTALEELRGQPIAAVVLFSDGVNTAGADLAETAATAAERNVALLTVGLGETKKSVDVELADLKTREYVMVNDLVSFDFTLTGRGSSGKSVDVTLREAGDPTTLTTKTVRLGEDDVGQAVRLTHRPTKTGTFRFIVEAKPLEGEASADDNRLEATIEVRTDKVEVLLVQSYPNFEYRYLKHMLGRDETVHLTSVLQEADQDYPRIDANVTTIFPVTLDELLKYDVVVFGDVDPEFLGASALAHLRDFVLEKGRGVIFAAGPRYMPMSYRGTVLADLLPIDWNKTSLPTPESLSKKGTLARLTPEAYEEPIFQLDDTSERSKSVWTTLAPIYWMLETEKRKSAQTMLEATEGKSRDGNPLPLVLFQRAGRGMVLFHTTDETWRWRWRVGDLYFARYWVQALRQLALAKGSGRLATLRVGKDEYEVGKPVALEIRFQDERLVPSDGNVNVVIESEGRPDQTVKLTQRRNLRNLFEASVTGMAEGKYRARFSGALNTAAGLDARSTSPPVPTDDFTVASLRAETMPIEADHAYLIAGAAAGKGAFFRYDDADRLFDRLPRGRLLPTEPLPPVALWNKWFALLLFVALAVGEWLLRKRQGMI, encoded by the coding sequence ATGAACTTCGAGTGCCCGCTCTGGTTGCAGCAACTCGTCGGAATCTCGTCAGGCGCGGGAAACGAATCCGTATTAGCACGATTGGAATTGCTTCGCCCGCTCGGGTCGACGTTCACGCTGCTGATCGCCGCCGGGGCGGCGGCGGTCGTGTTTTATTGCTATTTCCAAGCGAAGGAAGCATCGCGCCCGTATCGTATTTTGCTCGCCGCGCTGCGGTTGTCGATCGTGGCGATCCTGATCGCAATGATCGGCGAGCTCAGCATCACGCTCAAGCGGGCCGGACTGCCGAGCGTCGTCGTGCTGGTCGACGATTCCGAAAGCATGAACATTGTCGACCGCTACGCCGACGAGGCTTTCGCAAAGAAGCTGGCCGGTCGCATCGCGCGCTACCGCGAAAGTCGCCCATCGAGTCCCTCTGCGGCATCTGCCGGCGCAGCGCTCGGCGGCTCGTCGCGCCTCGATGCCGTTCGCGCGTTGCTCTTGGAAAACGAGGCGTCGTTCTTGCAGCGACTCGCGGATCGCAATTACCATTTGCGCGTGTTCGCCGTTTCCGATGCGGCTCATCAACTGCCGCTCGATGCCGGCGCACTCCGAAAAGCGCTCGAAGAAATGCAAGCCGGCGGCAAGACCACGCGACTCGGCGACGGGCTTCGCACGGCGCTCGAAGAGTTGCGAGGCCAACCGATCGCGGCAGTCGTGCTCTTTTCCGACGGTGTGAACACGGCCGGAGCCGACCTCGCCGAAACGGCTGCAACCGCCGCCGAACGAAACGTCGCTCTTCTCACGGTCGGGCTCGGCGAGACGAAGAAATCGGTCGACGTCGAACTCGCCGACTTAAAGACTCGCGAATACGTGATGGTCAACGATCTCGTCAGCTTCGATTTCACGCTCACCGGCCGAGGTAGCTCAGGAAAATCGGTCGACGTGACCTTGCGCGAAGCAGGCGACCCGACGACGCTCACGACCAAGACGGTTCGACTCGGCGAAGACGACGTCGGCCAAGCAGTGCGACTGACGCATCGTCCGACGAAGACCGGCACGTTTCGCTTTATCGTCGAAGCGAAGCCGCTCGAAGGAGAAGCTTCGGCCGATGACAACCGTCTGGAAGCGACGATCGAAGTCCGCACCGACAAGGTCGAAGTATTGCTCGTGCAGTCGTATCCGAACTTCGAGTACCGGTATTTGAAACACATGCTCGGCCGCGACGAGACCGTGCATCTGACGTCGGTACTGCAAGAGGCCGATCAAGACTACCCACGAATCGACGCGAACGTGACGACGATCTTTCCAGTCACGCTCGACGAGTTGCTGAAGTACGATGTCGTCGTGTTCGGCGACGTCGATCCCGAATTTCTCGGCGCATCGGCTCTGGCTCACTTGCGTGATTTCGTTTTGGAGAAAGGCCGGGGCGTGATCTTCGCCGCCGGACCGCGCTACATGCCGATGTCGTATCGCGGCACGGTATTGGCCGATCTATTGCCGATCGATTGGAATAAGACCTCTCTCCCGACACCGGAATCGCTCAGCAAGAAAGGGACGCTCGCTCGGCTCACGCCCGAGGCATACGAAGAGCCGATCTTCCAACTCGACGATACGAGCGAGCGGTCCAAGAGCGTCTGGACGACCCTTGCACCCATCTATTGGATGCTCGAAACCGAGAAACGGAAATCGGCTCAAACGATGCTCGAAGCGACCGAAGGAAAATCGCGCGACGGCAATCCGCTGCCGCTCGTTCTTTTCCAACGTGCAGGCCGGGGCATGGTGTTGTTTCACACGACCGATGAAACCTGGCGGTGGCGCTGGCGCGTCGGCGATCTTTACTTCGCCCGTTATTGGGTGCAAGCGCTGCGTCAATTAGCCCTGGCGAAAGGGAGCGGTCGGCTCGCGACGCTCCGTGTCGGCAAAGATGAATACGAAGTCGGCAAGCCGGTGGCGTTGGAGATCCGCTTCCAAGACGAACGCCTCGTGCCGAGCGACGGCAACGTGAACGTCGTCATCGAGAGCGAAGGCCGGCCTGACCAAACCGTGAAGCTCACGCAACGCCGCAACCTGCGCAACCTGTTCGAAGCTAGCGTGACGGGCATGGCGGAAGGAAAGTATCGCGCTCGCTTCTCAGGCGCGCTCAATACCGCCGCCGGCCTTGATGCCCGATCGACGTCGCCGCCGGTTCCGACGGACGATTTCACCGTGGCCTCGTTGCGTGCCGAGACGATGCCGATCGAAGCCGATCACGCATACCTAATCGCCGGTGCGGCGGCGGGCAAAGGGGCGTTTTTCCGTTACGACGATGCCGACAGGCTCTTCGATCGCTTACCGCGCGGAAGGTTGCTACCGACGGAACCGCTGCCGCCGGTAGCGCTCTGGAATAAGTGGTTCGCTCTGCTGCTGTTCGTCGCCCTCGCGGTGGGCGAATGGCTGCTGCGCAAACGTCAGGGAATGATATAA